A single window of Caldicellulosiruptor bescii DSM 6725 DNA harbors:
- a CDS encoding ATP-binding cassette domain-containing protein, whose amino-acid sequence MAYLQIENLRYSYDGKKYILRDLNLSINKNEVIKIIGPNGSGKTTFLKILMGIIDDENLVYAAYLNGKQVKFSDIKFKFSYVPDRIYLLENLSGFKNIKFFSYIFNENEYTKKVYEFCNLLNIDMYLKQPILEYSAGMRQKLFIAMMLAKNAELYLMDEPFNSLDKESKVALANIIFEMKKQDKSFLIVSHSDNDKLMCDKIIDFGFLQKAN is encoded by the coding sequence ATGGCTTATCTACAAATAGAAAATCTCAGATACAGCTATGATGGAAAGAAGTATATATTAAGAGATTTAAATTTGTCTATTAATAAGAATGAGGTAATAAAAATTATAGGACCGAATGGAAGTGGGAAGACTACATTTCTTAAAATTTTAATGGGAATAATTGATGATGAAAATCTGGTTTACGCAGCCTATTTGAATGGTAAACAAGTAAAATTTTCTGATATAAAATTTAAATTTTCATATGTTCCTGACAGAATATATTTACTTGAAAATCTTTCTGGCTTTAAAAATATAAAGTTTTTTTCATATATTTTTAATGAAAACGAGTACACTAAAAAAGTGTATGAATTTTGCAATTTATTAAATATAGATATGTATCTAAAACAACCTATTTTAGAATATTCAGCAGGAATGAGACAAAAATTGTTTATAGCTATGATGCTGGCTAAAAATGCCGAGTTGTATCTTATGGATGAACCATTTAATAGTTTAGATAAAGAAAGTAAAGTAGCTTTGGCAAATATTATTTTTGAAATGAAAAAACAGGATAAATCATTTTTAATTGTTTCGCATTCAGATAATGATAAGTTAATGTGTGATAAAATTATTGACTTTGGTTTTTTACAAAAGGCTAATTAA
- a CDS encoding stage II sporulation protein M encodes MQKKEKLRVVIIKTIKEIKPLFLIALMFYGLSLSVGILIGYNKDIKINLTKLTFLDIFKNNILTCSKALLFGIISFGIGTTFYVIYNGITLGYILASVYNSYGWLPIIKYILPHAIFEITGFLLFSSLGYYPLKVVYVISKNSMNQQRHSYIYLRGVLFLIFLATVLVAFAAIIESLVSYYA; translated from the coding sequence ATGCAAAAAAAAGAAAAATTAAGGGTAGTTATAATAAAGACTATTAAAGAGATTAAACCCTTATTTTTAATTGCACTTATGTTTTATGGACTTTCTTTAAGTGTAGGGATTCTTATAGGCTATAATAAAGATATTAAAATAAATTTAACTAAATTGACGTTTTTAGATATATTTAAAAATAATATATTAACTTGCTCAAAGGCTTTACTTTTTGGTATTATATCATTTGGGATAGGGACAACGTTTTACGTTATATATAATGGAATTACTTTGGGCTATATTCTTGCAAGTGTTTATAATAGTTATGGGTGGCTACCAATTATTAAATACATATTGCCACATGCTATATTTGAGATTACCGGGTTTTTACTTTTTTCGTCGTTAGGTTATTATCCTTTGAAAGTTGTTTATGTAATTTCAAAAAATTCAATGAATCAACAAAGACACTCATACATATATTTAAGAGGAGTTCTTTTTTTAATTTTTTTAGCAACTGTTCTTGTAGCTTTTGCCGCAATTATCGAATCTCTTGTATCTTATTACGCATGA
- a CDS encoding Yip1 family protein yields MEYLKPSNLLNLVISPTKVFQKVKEKPDFVILIFFIPIVAALTTFFLPKISDEAMLEYVKRFTEDPQVQEATLKNLKFTKSPIYLAGTTFLHTIISFFIASFVLLIIVRLAGGEIDYKRALTIVAVANLVMIPYYIFYVIYARVVNLNILDIQMDFKYFIRTYLHVFAIWRYVLIGVGVFAACELNKAKSIIVSIVYSAVTLIMPIVSMFTQNFMKFGGR; encoded by the coding sequence ATGGAATACTTGAAGCCATCAAATCTTCTGAATCTTGTTATTTCACCAACAAAAGTATTTCAGAAAGTCAAAGAAAAGCCAGACTTTGTGATTTTAATATTTTTTATACCGATAGTAGCAGCACTTACTACGTTTTTTTTGCCTAAAATCTCAGATGAAGCTATGTTAGAGTATGTAAAAAGATTCACTGAAGATCCGCAAGTACAAGAAGCTACTTTAAAAAACCTAAAATTTACAAAATCACCTATTTATTTAGCAGGAACAACATTTTTACATACCATTATTTCATTTTTTATTGCTTCCTTTGTCTTGCTCATAATTGTAAGGCTTGCAGGTGGTGAGATTGATTACAAAAGAGCACTTACAATTGTAGCAGTTGCAAATCTTGTGATGATTCCATATTACATCTTCTATGTGATATATGCCAGGGTCGTAAATTTGAACATTTTGGACATTCAAATGGATTTTAAGTATTTTATAAGAACATACCTGCATGTGTTTGCTATCTGGCGGTATGTATTGATTGGCGTTGGAGTGTTTGCTGCCTGTGAACTTAACAAAGCAAAAAGTATTATTGTAAGTATTGTCTATAGTGCAGTCACACTCATAATGCCCATTGTTTCAATGTTTACGCAAAACTTTATGAAGTTTGGTGGCAGATAA